In the genome of uncultured Paludibaculum sp., the window CGCCTGCGACGACTCGTCCGCCTTGAAGCGCCGGAATAGGCGCTCTTCCTTAACGGCCTGCTCCGTGTCGCCCAAGCCCCGGCAAGCCAGCATCAGCGTGTAGTGAGCCTGTAAGTCCTCGGGATCCACGTCCAGCACGCGTTTCAACGCCTCGATGGCGCCCTTGTAGTCGCGTTTCAGGAACAGGATCCGTCCGATCTGGTTCTGCACCACGCGATCCCGCGGATACTTCTGCGCCGCCACTTCCAGCGACTTCAAAGCGCCGTCGTAGTCGCCTTCCGCTTTCTGCGCCATCGCCTGGAAGAACCAGATGCGGCCCAGCGACGAATCGGCCTTCATCGCCTTGTCCAGGAACTCCTTCGCACGCTCGATCTCGCCTTCCTGGATCAGCGCCCTCGCTACATTCAGCCACCCATCCGCGTACTCGGGCTGCGCCTCGGTCACCCGCGTGAACCCATACTCCGCGGCCTTCAGATCGCCTTGCAGCAGCGATCCGATGCCCCAGTCGTTCCAGCGCTCCCGATCCGCCTTCTGCGCCTCCTGTTTCCACACCGTCGCCTCGCCCGGCTTGGCCAGTTGCAGTTGCACCTGCGACTTCGCGAGCACCGTGATCGGGATATCCGGCACCTGCACCGACGGATCCTGCTCCGTCTGCCGGCTGTCATAGTGAATGCTCACCAGCTTCGGATCCTGGCCCGGCTTCACCTTCATCCCGTAGGTGAACTGGTTGTAATAGTGGCTGAACTTGCGGTAATTCAGCTTCGCCGTGAACGTGATGGGCCCCTGCGCATCCTTGGGGATCTTCACCCGGTAGTGCGCAACATCGGCCGCACCGGGCGGGATCAGCCGCACATACAGCAGCGACCGTGCCTGCCACGCATTCCGCTTGTTGATCGGATTGCTGTCGCCATCCAGCATGTACGACTTGTAGAAGTGCGCGCCCGGCTCCACAGGAGCCAGATTGCCCTGCTTCGGGTCCTGCAGATTGCCCGACAGGAACACCTGCTTGCCCGTGGCGTCGTGCCCTTCCAGTTCCACCCAGATGTCGAACGCGTCCACCGTGCCGCCCGGGAAGAAGTGGCCGATCTTCTTCGTCCGCACCACGACATCCATGCGAATCGTCGAGCCCGGCTGGAACTTCGTCGAGGTCTTGTCCAGCGGCGCCGCCAGTTCCGATACCTCGCGAATCATGTACGCCGAAGACGACTGTTCGGCCTCCTCGCCCACCGCGAAGGTCGTCATCGTTTGCGGGCCCGCATCCGCCCGCCGCTGCATCTGCGTCTGCGGAGCCTCGCCCGCCGGAGCGGCCGCGAAGATGTCCACCGAGATGAACCCCGACTGCAGGAAACCCTGTACCGCCGCCAGTTGCGTCTGGTCGCCATTCACATACGGCACGGCCGTATTGGCCGCCGCAAAACGGTGGTTGTGCACCATGCCGTCCCGGTTTCCTGGATCCTTCGACGGCACCAGGTCCATGTGGCAACCCGAGCAGGTCTTCGATTTGTCGGGGTAGTAGAACGACCGCGCCCCCTGCCCGCTGACACCGGACGCCTGCCAGTTGTCGTAGTCGTTGAAGCCCCGCAGCCAGCGGTAGTTGTTCACCGGTTCGTCCAGGTGCACCTTGTGGCAGGTAGAACAGAACTCCGCGCTGTCCTTCATGAACGGCTTGAGGAACGTGCGGCGATGCGGCTCCGGCTCCACCTTGGTCAGGAACCGATCCACCCAGTGGATGAACGGATTCTTCGAGGAGGCCAGTTCGTGCAGCTTCGGATACTCGATGGTGAAGCCGCCATTGCCCATCGTCGAATCGATGTGCGTGATGGAATGGCACGACACGCAGCCCAGTCCGTTCTGCGCCTCGGGTGTCTCCAACTGTTCCTTGATGGGCCGCTCGAACCGGCCGTTGAAGAACACGGCGTGGTCGTGACAGCCGGCGCACCACTTCGAGCCGCGCGTACCCGAGATGTCCTGCATGTGCTCGATCGCCTTCGAGTAGTACTTGTTATTGAACGACGAGAAGTGGTGCATCGACGACTGCCATTGCTGGTAAATGTCCTTGTGGCACTCGCCGCAGAACTTCGAATCCATGAAGAACTTCGAGGGGATCACCCCGCCCACATTGGTCCGTGAGGACGAAGGCCAGAACGGCGTCTTCGGCCCGCCGCCCTCGTCTTCCATCGACGCCGGCACGTAACCCGTGTTCGTCACCTTCACCTGGTGGTCAGGAAATGCCTTCTGGTAGCCCAGCGCCGCCACGCAGAACAGCGCGCTGCAAGCGAAGACAAGCTGCGCCGACCGCCGCTTCGACTCGACGACAATGGCCAGGGCGCCCAGCAGCCCAGCACCCACATGGGTCCAGAGCAGCCATTGGAATTCACGCGCCGCGCCCACCTTGCAGATGACCCCGCCCGTGGCCACGGCCACCACCGCATACAGCGCCATGCGCCGGTATTGCGCCGAAGTGAAGGCTAGCCAAAACAACGCCGCCGCCCACACCGTGCCCAGCCCAATGTGCGCTAAGACATTGGTCATGTAGAAGATGCCGGGCGTCGCGAAGGCCAGCAGATAGAAGCTGTTGGCAAGCAAGACTAGGAACGCGAGCCCGGTCCACCGGGCGGTTTTCGTCAGATTCATGTCAGTTCACCTGTCTGGAGCGGGTGCCGGATTCATGCAGTGCGCGCAGCAGGCGCA includes:
- a CDS encoding tetratricopeptide repeat protein; its protein translation is MNLTKTARWTGLAFLVLLANSFYLLAFATPGIFYMTNVLAHIGLGTVWAAALFWLAFTSAQYRRMALYAVVAVATGGVICKVGAAREFQWLLWTHVGAGLLGALAIVVESKRRSAQLVFACSALFCVAALGYQKAFPDHQVKVTNTGYVPASMEDEGGGPKTPFWPSSSRTNVGGVIPSKFFMDSKFCGECHKDIYQQWQSSMHHFSSFNNKYYSKAIEHMQDISGTRGSKWCAGCHDHAVFFNGRFERPIKEQLETPEAQNGLGCVSCHSITHIDSTMGNGGFTIEYPKLHELASSKNPFIHWVDRFLTKVEPEPHRRTFLKPFMKDSAEFCSTCHKVHLDEPVNNYRWLRGFNDYDNWQASGVSGQGARSFYYPDKSKTCSGCHMDLVPSKDPGNRDGMVHNHRFAAANTAVPYVNGDQTQLAAVQGFLQSGFISVDIFAAAPAGEAPQTQMQRRADAGPQTMTTFAVGEEAEQSSSAYMIREVSELAAPLDKTSTKFQPGSTIRMDVVVRTKKIGHFFPGGTVDAFDIWVELEGHDATGKQVFLSGNLQDPKQGNLAPVEPGAHFYKSYMLDGDSNPINKRNAWQARSLLYVRLIPPGAADVAHYRVKIPKDAQGPITFTAKLNYRKFSHYYNQFTYGMKVKPGQDPKLVSIHYDSRQTEQDPSVQVPDIPITVLAKSQVQLQLAKPGEATVWKQEAQKADRERWNDWGIGSLLQGDLKAAEYGFTRVTEAQPEYADGWLNVARALIQEGEIERAKEFLDKAMKADSSLGRIWFFQAMAQKAEGDYDGALKSLEVAAQKYPRDRVVQNQIGRILFLKRDYKGAIEALKRVLDVDPEDLQAHYTLMLACRGLGDTEQAVKEERLFRRFKADESSQALTAKMRQLSPEDNNERQTIHEHESSLQASRKAGSR